One stretch of Salvelinus namaycush isolate Seneca unplaced genomic scaffold, SaNama_1.0 Scaffold63, whole genome shotgun sequence DNA includes these proteins:
- the LOC120042191 gene encoding myelin regulatory factor-like — MDVVDETEALQRFFEGHDITSSLEPVNIDTSILEDYIGKEDDSTDICFSEVHSGAPGANSYSLTQAGVSSAGSLLCGVSSPISLRQGNPHPQQTPYPPPPPLGLLRHNNYPCLGQQHHHQNQQQQQQQQQQQNHIKPEHRGNYAPGTLPESPPDSSSEPYSPQQVNDTHMLRTMTPENMCHMTPPPLPPHGHGYPNMHRDMYLKAEPMISQYPVGTASSGSGQDLQQTQLMHQLLQQQDGIPVHQTKKRKPSDSPNSTLNSQILTGIIKQEPVDIVSGPGLMAEADNSYLDPNYQCIKWQPHQQNKWTPLYDVNCKEL; from the exons gTCATGATATTACCAGCTCCTTGGAGCCAGTGAACATTGACACCAGTATTCTGGAGGACTACATCGGTAAGGAGGACGACAGCACTGACAT CTGTTTCTCTGAGGTCCACAGCGGTGCCCCAGGGGCTAACTCCTACTCGTTAACCCAGGCCGGAGTCTCCTCCGCTGGGAGTCTATTGTGTGGCGTGAGCTCCCCTATCTCCCTACGTCAGGGAAACCCCCACCCCCAGCAGACACCCTATCCCCCACCCCCTCCTCTGGGCCTGCTGAGACACAACAACTACCCTTGCCTGGGGCAACAGCACCACCACCagaaccagcagcagcagcagcagcagcagcagcagcagaaccaCATCAAGCCTGAACACAGAGGAAACTACGCACCCGG GACGCTCCCAGAGTCCCCCCCAGACTCCAGTTCTGAGCCATACTCCCCTCAGCAGGTCAATG ACACTCACATGCTGAGGACCATGACACCAGAGAACATGTGTCACATGACCCCGCCACCTCTACCCCCACACGGCCACGGCTATCCCAACATGCACCGCGACATGTACCTGAAGGCCGAGCCAATGATCTCACAGTACCCTGTTGGCACCGCCTCCAGTGGGAGTGGACAGGACCTGCAACAGACTCAGCTGATGCATCAACTCCTTCAACAGCAGGA tggGATACCGGTCCACCAGACAAAGAAGAGAAAACCCTCTGACTCTCCAAACAGCACCCTCAACTCTCAGATCCTCACAGGTATCATCAAACAAGAGCCAG TAGACATTGTTTCTGGCCCAGGTTTGATGGCGGAGGCGGATAACTCCTACCTGGACCCCAACTACCAGTGTATAAAGTGGCAGCCGCACCAGCAGAACAAGTGGACGCCGCTGTACGACGTCAACTGCAAAGAACTGTga